In the genome of Abyssalbus ytuae, the window GGGGCAATAATTACTGTGATAAAGTTAAAGACCCCGGACACATTTTAAGACCTTTGTTATACAATCTTGATAAAACAAGGAAATTATTAACCATTCAAAACTTTGAATTATGTTACGTTGGACAATCATATTTGTAATATTAGCTATAATAGCTGCTTTTTTTGGCTTTAGCGGAGTTGCAGCAGGAGCTGCAGGAATTGCTAAAGTATTGTTTGTGATTTTTTTAATACTGTTTGTAATTTCATTATTAACAGGAAAAAGAACGACTCTTTAAAAGAGATTAAAGAATATTTTTATTAGTTAGTTGGTTATTTATAAATCTAATTCTTGCGAAAATAAGGTGAACTTTCAATAGTTCACCTTATTTCTTTTCTTCTTTGTCTTCAATCAACGGATGGTCTTTAATACCTAATCCAACAATCTTAATTATGTTTACCACAGTATTATACAGCATAATTACCACTACAATCAGTGAGGCACTTAATATACTTGATATTGATAGCGAAATATAATAAACCCAGTTAAACCAGTTGTTTGGCACATTTTCCGATTCGGTAATAGGTAAATTTAAAAGCAAAAATGAAATAAGCGATGCGATAAACACAAATGTATCTACTCTCGCAATTTGTAATACATGTTTATAGTGGTCGGGTTTAAGCTTGGATTTTGAGCCGGAACTTATTCCCAGAAGTGTTAATATTAAAGCTAAAATAGTTGCTGATGCCAGGGCGATAGTATTACATAAAGTATTTATACCGGTAATTGAGTTTCTGATAAGTTCTTTCGCCTCATAACCGCTTAGCCTTCCCATTAATATTGTACCAAGTAAAATAATGAATAAAGAAATAATACCGCCGGTGATGGCTCTTTTAGTATAACTGCTCAGTTTCATAATCATTGTTTTTAAAAAATAAATCGGTGGAAGTAAAAAACCTCACCGATTTATAAAAAAGTCAAAATTTACGATTTAGCTAATAGCTTCTTCATTTAATCTGCCTTCAGCCATTTGATTTAATTTTTTATCTGCATCATACTCCTCATTAAGTGTTTTTTGAAGTGTATTGGCAATTTCATCATGTCCCAATTCCCTGGCATATCTTACCGCAGTACCATAACCAGAAATTTCATAATGTTCTACTCTTTGAGCTTCGGCAATTAACCCCGCATTTAAAACATCGTCATCGGTATCTTCTTCTAAAAAGCTTTCGGCTTCTTTTATAAGTCCTTCCATAGCTTTACACTTTTCACCGGTAGGCTCAATTCCTAATTTTTCACAGATGTTTTTGATTCTTTTTTTATGTTCTTTTGTCTCTTCCAGATGATCTTCAAACGCTTTCTTAAGTTTTTTATCTTTAGCATTTTTAACCATTTTAGGAAGTGCTTCCATCAATTGATCTTCTGCACTGTACAAATCCTTTAACTGATGTTCAAATAAATCTTCTAATGTTTTCATAGTTGTTTTATGTTTTAAAATTAATAATCTAATGACTGTTGCTAATTTATATATCTGATTATTAAAAGTTTTGTCTTAAAAAATAATAGGTTATCTCAAAAAAACGGACAAAAGAGGGAGTTAAGCTTTTATTTTTAACGTTATCTCTATAAAAATTAATCCAAAGGATTTAAAAGGCTTATAACCATTTTTTTTACTCTAACTTTAAATGTAAACAAGAAACAATTATGCAAAAACCCAACAAAAGATTACAAGGTCAGACCTGTATTGTTACAGGGTCCAGTTCCGGAATAGGGCAAGCCGTAGTTAAAGCCATGGCGATGGAGGGAGCTAATGTGGTAGTGAATTATTACTCTGATAAAGAAAATGCAGAAGAAACTGCCCATTGGATTAATGATAATACCATATGTGGAGAGGCCATAGTGATAGGCTGCGATGTAAGTAAAGAAGAAGAAGTAAAAAAAATGTTTGCAACCACCGTTAATCATTTTGGCACTGTAAATGTTTGTGTGGCAAATTCCGGCATACAAAAAGATTATCCTTTACACGAAATGCCTCTTGATGCATGGCAAAGAGTAATAGATGTTAACCTTACCGGTCAATTTTTATGTGCACGCGAAGCCATTAAAGAATTTTTGAAAAGGGGGTTGAAAGAAGAAATTTCAACTTCTCTGGGAAATATTATTCATATAAGTTCTGTACATGAGGTAATACCGTGGGCGGGCCATGCAAATTATGCTGCTTCAAAGGGAGGCCTGGTAATGTTAATGCAAAGTATTTGTCAGGAATATGCACCCTATAAAGTAAGATGTAACAGTATAGCCCCGGGAGCAATAAAAACTGATATTAATAAAGATGTATGGAGTACACGGGAAGGGATGCAAAACATATTGAAATTAATTCCTTATAACAGGATTGGTGAAACGGAAGATATAGGTAGTGTGGCATGCTGGCTGGCTTCGGACGAATCGGAATATATAAACGGGACCACAATTTTTGTAGATGGTGGTATGACCTGTTATCCGGGTTTTACTGCAAATGGTTAAAAAAGAAACATTATGAACTTGAATTTAAAAGAAAAAATTGCTGTAATAACAGGAGCCGATTCTGGAATTGGACTGGAAACAGCTAAACTGTTAGTTTCCGAAGGGGCAAATGTTGTTCTAAGTGATTTAGAAGAAAAGTCTGTAAAGAAAGCTGTAAAGGAAGTTGAAAAAGTTATAAAAAGAAAAAACAGGGTAATAGGTATAGCTGCCGATATTACTAAAAGAGCAGAGGTTGATGCACTGGCACAAAAAGTTGAAAAACAAATGGGGAAAGCCCATATTGTTATAAATTCGGCAGGGGCAAGGGGAGCAGCAGGCAATTTCCTTACCTTGACTGATAAAGACTGGCAGGAAACCATTGAAGTAGATTTATTAGGAGCAGTAAGAATATGCAGGGCATTCATTCCTCATTTATTAGATAACAATTGGGGAAGATTGATACTGGTTTCTTCAGAAAATGCTTTTCAGCCTTATGAAGAAGAGAGTCCTTACAACGCCTGCAAAGCCGGAATAATTAATCTGGCCAAATGTCTTTCACGCTCTTATTCCAAAGAAAATTTGTTAATAAATTGCGTATCGCCTGCTTATATTAAAACCCCTATGACAGATGCTATGATGGAAGAACTGGCCGAAGAAAAAAATATTTCCATGGAAGAAGCGGTAAAATGGTTTGTAAAAAATAAACGACCGCATATTGCCATGCAAAGAAGAGGAAAACCAGAAGAAGTGGCTTCCCTTATTGCGTTTATGTGTTCAGGGCAGGCAAGTTTTATCAACGGGAGTAATTATCGCGTTGACGGAGGATCGGTAGAATCGGCATTTGGATAAAAACCTGAAATATAGAACCCTTAAAGAGGGTTTTTCTCGTCCGCACCTGCACTATCGGCACCCATAAATTTTGTAAAATCGGTAGGTTTTTTAATTTGCATATACTCCTCCCCGTTTATAACAATAGGATGAATTAATAATTCGGGATGCATTTCAAGTACT includes:
- a CDS encoding DUF1328 domain-containing protein, encoding MLRWTIIFVILAIIAAFFGFSGVAAGAAGIAKVLFVIFLILFVISLLTGKRTTL
- a CDS encoding YciE/YciF ferroxidase family protein yields the protein MKTLEDLFEHQLKDLYSAEDQLMEALPKMVKNAKDKKLKKAFEDHLEETKEHKKRIKNICEKLGIEPTGEKCKAMEGLIKEAESFLEEDTDDDVLNAGLIAEAQRVEHYEISGYGTAVRYARELGHDEIANTLQKTLNEEYDADKKLNQMAEGRLNEEAIS
- a CDS encoding SDR family oxidoreductase; translation: MQKPNKRLQGQTCIVTGSSSGIGQAVVKAMAMEGANVVVNYYSDKENAEETAHWINDNTICGEAIVIGCDVSKEEEVKKMFATTVNHFGTVNVCVANSGIQKDYPLHEMPLDAWQRVIDVNLTGQFLCAREAIKEFLKRGLKEEISTSLGNIIHISSVHEVIPWAGHANYAASKGGLVMLMQSICQEYAPYKVRCNSIAPGAIKTDINKDVWSTREGMQNILKLIPYNRIGETEDIGSVACWLASDESEYINGTTIFVDGGMTCYPGFTANG
- a CDS encoding SDR family NAD(P)-dependent oxidoreductase, which translates into the protein MNLNLKEKIAVITGADSGIGLETAKLLVSEGANVVLSDLEEKSVKKAVKEVEKVIKRKNRVIGIAADITKRAEVDALAQKVEKQMGKAHIVINSAGARGAAGNFLTLTDKDWQETIEVDLLGAVRICRAFIPHLLDNNWGRLILVSSENAFQPYEEESPYNACKAGIINLAKCLSRSYSKENLLINCVSPAYIKTPMTDAMMEELAEEKNISMEEAVKWFVKNKRPHIAMQRRGKPEEVASLIAFMCSGQASFINGSNYRVDGGSVESAFG